From the genome of Streptococcus marmotae, one region includes:
- a CDS encoding SLC13 family permease, translated as MQWKKKEWSTMLGLGVLIVSFLNTALNWQLFGLPSPTFAALATLVGSLILWLFVATDWPSLLTLVSLGLIPEITYGQVSQWSFGNTTFVFLLFTFVMTYALNQTSFLKRVTSKVVHSRFAMSRPSRFITAFLGVVLILSSVISPTVIFMFLLPLFEEICLQFGWKKGDKSASHLLIAMFVTIAIGTAMTPINHVFAITAMGLYAAMSKVVISNLQYMQFAVPAGLAIFLILLLSIRFLFKIDTKEIQLKELNSLRDLAPIDKQESWIVGLFLGMVVMWLVPEILVGAFPAFASFFKQAGIMFPPLLMTAVLALLHVEGKPLLNISEAISKGVHWPSMLLVGATLALGTVLSNEKIGVVALLNEQLSPFVVGLSSVSMVVFFVVWAGIQTNFTSNLVTVSVVTTMALTIFQSAGTQFSANIAVICCAIGFMASLAFVTAPAMPYVAISIGSGWTNSRDTFLFGCWMLIWSILSAIAIFYPLGVVILQK; from the coding sequence ATGCAGTGGAAAAAGAAAGAATGGAGTACGATGTTGGGATTGGGAGTCCTCATAGTCTCCTTTCTCAATACAGCTTTGAATTGGCAGTTATTTGGTTTACCAAGCCCGACTTTTGCGGCTCTTGCAACCTTAGTTGGAAGTTTGATTTTATGGTTGTTTGTGGCAACAGATTGGCCGAGTTTACTAACATTAGTTAGTCTCGGACTGATTCCAGAAATCACTTATGGACAGGTTTCACAGTGGTCTTTTGGGAATACAACATTTGTATTTTTACTGTTTACCTTTGTGATGACCTATGCCCTGAATCAGACTTCGTTTTTAAAACGAGTCACGTCAAAAGTAGTGCACAGTCGATTCGCAATGAGCCGTCCATCACGCTTCATCACTGCTTTTTTAGGAGTTGTTCTTATCTTGAGTAGCGTGATTTCACCGACAGTTATCTTTATGTTCCTGCTACCTCTTTTTGAGGAAATTTGCCTGCAATTTGGCTGGAAAAAAGGAGACAAGTCAGCTTCCCATCTCTTGATTGCCATGTTTGTTACTATTGCGATTGGGACAGCGATGACGCCAATTAACCATGTCTTTGCTATAACAGCTATGGGGCTGTATGCTGCCATGTCTAAGGTAGTCATTAGCAATTTACAATATATGCAATTTGCTGTGCCAGCAGGTCTAGCTATCTTTCTCATCTTGCTCTTATCTATTCGCTTCTTGTTCAAAATCGATACCAAGGAGATTCAATTGAAGGAGCTGAATAGCTTGAGAGATTTGGCTCCAATTGATAAACAAGAAAGCTGGATTGTTGGACTCTTTTTAGGCATGGTCGTTATGTGGCTAGTTCCTGAAATTTTAGTAGGTGCTTTTCCTGCATTTGCTAGTTTCTTTAAACAAGCTGGCATTATGTTCCCACCGCTACTGATGACAGCTGTGCTGGCCTTATTGCATGTAGAAGGTAAGCCGCTATTGAATATTTCAGAAGCCATTTCAAAAGGTGTGCACTGGCCAAGTATGCTCTTAGTCGGAGCAACTTTGGCTTTGGGGACGGTTTTATCAAACGAAAAAATAGGCGTGGTTGCTCTTTTGAATGAGCAATTATCACCATTTGTGGTAGGGCTTAGTTCAGTTTCAATGGTGGTGTTCTTTGTCGTTTGGGCAGGTATTCAGACCAACTTTACCTCTAATCTGGTGACAGTTTCTGTCGTGACAACCATGGCTCTGACGATTTTCCAATCGGCAGGAACTCAATTTTCAGCCAATATTGCAGTTATCTGCTGTGCGATTGGTTTTATGGCTTCACTTGCCTTTGTGACAGCTCCAGCCATGCCCTATGTAGCGATTTCGATTGGGTCAGGTTGGACGAATAGTCGCGATACGTTTCTATTTGGCTGTTGGATGCTCATCTGGTCTATCTTGTCAGCCATCGCTATTTTCTATCCACTTGGGGTAGTCATTTTACAGAAATAG
- a CDS encoding ZmpA/ZmpB/ZmpC family metallo-endopeptidase, with protein MKELYRQISRFSIRKFSIGAASVLLGMSLVGALSPTLVRAEEQGETAHLTYHYVSEEELTEDEKKLITSSLPSDVVSGDTTYYMVYRPVSNDQQALPATGMRERSILTIIAGAALLVCAVSFHKKKKAWLATAFVVTSLGQVLPVAEVSAITHTLFANYTQEFAVANGTILPETVRDIEGYRFVGYIVEHAPKMDTGKGTESPVSSVQNMGTETLKELVDPAIPQEAPSSSELPNKEVPVEPSSPVEELPSNPSPVVPTNPVSPAVPTKPVIPTPEKNYEVPRENIPMVDKPVLPVDEVPRHEVPREDIPTVDKPDLPVDEVPHYEVPRENVPTVDKPDLRLEEVPVESSPEEQPTPDVGSSSELPVTPAEPEVEAPFTSEPVVPVVPAEPEVEAPSTSEPVVPVIPAEPEVEAPSTSEPVVPVVPAEPEVEAPSTSEPVVPVVPAEPEVEAPSTSEPVVPVTPAEPEAEVPSTSEPVVPVTPEPEKHVDVLGEEVLTVTKPLAPLELMVAADKLDQGSQKEVDTTNKTPESVAAYQAAKEKALAILAEANATIVDQTASPEAITEAKQKVEEALKNLEAAEAALQNKAFTKPTLELQSLEKQDKDKSVRVTYQLTDPDNTFISATAQIYSGDTLVKEVILTKEKLAGTVIPGLDYDVDYQLKTIFEYHTGAEQAREMLERVEPFVLERKQIELKNLRDLALYTYKNGVKTKVISLSEVGAVGDYFASFVSETGKEVQLPIKAIVADGNGFKVVATHPELVQRNTAGDYDDDYSFRIGRIAPAQNGVYTSFKDLINSINANPSGTFTLGADLSAGEMDKPEASYVTALFTGTLNGLHDGKNYTIYGLQAPLFESTNGATLSNLNLADVAIQSTRPNVASLVNQATGTKIENVAIEGSITAPNNIAGLVYSAQSNTSIRNVDVNMKIATTASDTEMKSGGVVGQIGNSTLEKVHAHVMIDTKVKAGQEFGGVLGTATGKVTVSDVYVEGLLANKGGGRVGAVSGNAGRSVFNRIVSALPVTNGSTLNGTGDGFNATEVYGVAGKATANVKSNKISEVTAEVAAETIKAMGLTATLADKESSVGQTSKTIDYSSLPNYEAAREMAYRNTEKLLPFYNREYIVKQGNKIDSSSKLYTTKLVSVVPMKDKQVVADFYKDKSAINRLLLNYGDGTVEYVAVTPGSTFASDTIQEYKLTGTDLLYTPEQFMSDPAEVIATAMKRVEGLEYFSEDVWKVTQGHPEAEIDTPNHSPIETYQKEILEVLYLKDSFKEVHSRAKEVFEAALAQSVAGDFTTTPLKEQMKDYMKKNAVAILVGASYLNRLYKIQFGDMNVGELATFYQNFFGKQVNSLEWLANLGRMGNDSLLIKNNPATYEKWIAPVSGYAKLRDYLSAYRTRFTTLSENDWFKSATKAHIAEEQSKERPDQPYQIYDQLNRIDHPRMILPLLNLTTEGIYIMSNMTTLSFGMYDRYMDMSLKETNPEKYASELERVNKVVDYYAKVQRDHFDFWYRMAKPAVKDRLFSRNDMPIPSWDGYSIPRFGDKPAYWMPSFGEKASSRMTDFFAPIGKYYTSNGLGAYATGNLVHFVIDTMLNVYGQSVFTHEMTHNLDGTIYLGGNGRREAFGAEIYAQGLLQSTTSATNAIFALNTHVDFSTVGGGQFVNNRVHNLSVDRFQTPNDLKEYVQGRMDVLYTLEALEGNALVKLPKEEQALFYKKLERLNELGESKLRQITAEEMNQLSFTSVNDLVDNDILLGTHVLHSNKNKIGKNGYETAPLFAANYSGLTNPNGSSDSLSIKRLAYEVLAETGYDGLIAYLSNQYRAEALAAGKAFNDEYILKKITNDEFSNFHDFKKAMYKRRLDKVAQLKPVTFTYNKQTYTATPETLKRLINEAIQADLAAFKAKKATPNLFALKEAIYRAYLLETDDFRNSIYQ; from the coding sequence ATGAAAGAATTATATCGACAGATTAGTCGTTTTTCGATACGAAAATTCTCAATTGGAGCAGCTTCTGTTTTATTGGGAATGAGTCTGGTTGGTGCCTTGTCACCAACGCTTGTACGAGCTGAAGAGCAAGGAGAAACAGCACATCTTACCTATCACTATGTTAGTGAAGAAGAATTGACAGAAGATGAGAAAAAGCTGATCACTAGTTCCTTGCCATCGGATGTTGTCTCTGGAGATACAACCTATTACATGGTTTACCGCCCTGTATCAAATGATCAGCAAGCCTTGCCAGCTACGGGAATGAGAGAACGTTCAATCCTCACAATTATTGCTGGAGCTGCCTTGTTGGTGTGTGCGGTGAGTTTTCATAAGAAAAAGAAAGCTTGGCTTGCGACCGCTTTTGTCGTAACCAGTCTTGGCCAGGTTCTACCTGTGGCAGAAGTATCAGCTATTACACATACTCTCTTTGCTAATTATACGCAAGAATTTGCAGTGGCAAATGGAACGATTTTACCAGAAACGGTACGTGATATTGAAGGATATCGCTTCGTTGGTTATATTGTCGAACATGCGCCTAAAATGGATACAGGAAAGGGAACAGAGTCACCAGTATCTTCTGTCCAAAATATGGGAACAGAGACGTTAAAGGAATTGGTAGATCCAGCTATACCGCAAGAGGCACCTTCCTCATCAGAATTGCCAAACAAAGAGGTGCCAGTTGAACCAAGTTCTCCAGTAGAGGAACTGCCATCTAACCCATCGCCAGTCGTTCCCACTAATCCGGTCTCACCAGCTGTTCCGACCAAACCTGTTATTCCAACACCAGAAAAGAACTATGAAGTCCCGCGTGAAAATATTCCGATGGTCGATAAACCGGTCTTACCAGTAGACGAAGTTCCACGCCATGAAGTTCCGCGTGAAGATATTCCGACAGTTGATAAACCTGATTTACCAGTAGACGAAGTTCCGCACTATGAAGTCCCGCGTGAAAATGTTCCAACAGTTGATAAACCTGATTTACGATTAGAGGAAGTCCCAGTTGAATCCAGTCCAGAAGAGCAACCAACTCCTGATGTTGGCTCTTCGTCAGAACTTCCAGTTACTCCTGCGGAACCAGAGGTTGAAGCTCCGTTCACATCCGAACCAGTCGTTCCAGTTGTTCCTGCGGAACCAGAGGTTGAAGCTCCGTCCACATCCGAACCAGTTGTTCCAGTTATTCCTGCGGAACCAGAGGTTGAAGCTCCGTCCACATCCGAACCAGTTGTTCCAGTTGTTCCTGCGGAACCAGAGGTTGAAGCTCCGTCCACATCCGAACCAGTTGTTCCAGTTGTTCCTGCGGAACCAGAGGTTGAAGCTCCGTCCACATCTGAACCAGTTGTTCCAGTTACTCCTGCGGAGCCAGAGGCTGAAGTTCCGTCTACATCTGAACCAGTCGTTCCAGTTACTCCAGAACCAGAAAAACATGTTGATGTCTTGGGAGAAGAGGTGTTGACTGTAACGAAACCACTTGCTCCACTTGAGCTGATGGTAGCGGCTGATAAATTAGATCAAGGTTCACAAAAAGAAGTTGATACGACCAACAAAACACCAGAAAGTGTGGCAGCCTATCAAGCAGCGAAAGAAAAAGCCCTTGCGATTCTAGCAGAGGCGAATGCTACAATTGTAGACCAAACTGCAAGTCCAGAAGCTATTACTGAAGCTAAGCAGAAGGTAGAAGAGGCTCTGAAAAATTTAGAAGCAGCAGAAGCTGCTCTGCAAAACAAAGCTTTCACCAAGCCGACCTTGGAGTTGCAAAGCCTAGAAAAGCAAGACAAGGACAAATCAGTTCGAGTAACCTATCAATTGACTGATCCTGACAATACCTTTATTTCTGCTACTGCTCAGATTTATTCAGGAGATACCTTGGTTAAAGAAGTCATCTTGACCAAGGAAAAATTGGCTGGAACAGTGATTCCAGGATTGGATTATGATGTAGACTACCAGCTCAAAACGATTTTTGAGTATCATACAGGAGCTGAGCAAGCGCGTGAAATGCTAGAACGTGTGGAACCGTTTGTCTTGGAGCGCAAGCAGATTGAACTGAAAAATCTACGTGATCTTGCGCTTTACACATACAAAAATGGAGTGAAGACAAAGGTTATCAGTTTATCAGAAGTTGGTGCTGTCGGTGATTATTTTGCAAGTTTTGTTTCTGAAACGGGCAAGGAAGTTCAACTGCCTATCAAGGCAATCGTGGCTGACGGCAATGGCTTTAAAGTAGTTGCTACTCATCCTGAACTCGTTCAGCGAAACACAGCGGGCGACTATGATGATGACTACAGCTTTAGGATTGGCCGGATTGCTCCAGCACAAAATGGTGTCTATACTTCTTTCAAAGATTTGATCAATTCGATCAATGCAAATCCAAGTGGAACATTCACTTTGGGAGCTGACTTGAGTGCAGGAGAGATGGACAAGCCAGAGGCGAGCTATGTAACCGCTCTGTTTACAGGAACCCTAAATGGTCTGCATGATGGAAAAAATTACACAATTTATGGTTTGCAAGCCCCGCTCTTTGAAAGTACAAATGGAGCAACTTTGTCCAATCTCAATCTAGCTGATGTGGCTATTCAGTCGACAAGACCCAATGTCGCTTCACTTGTGAATCAAGCGACAGGAACCAAGATTGAGAATGTAGCGATTGAAGGCAGTATTACAGCTCCAAATAATATTGCTGGTTTAGTGTATTCTGCTCAATCAAATACAAGTATTCGTAATGTTGATGTCAATATGAAAATTGCTACCACAGCAAGCGATACAGAAATGAAATCGGGTGGTGTCGTAGGGCAAATTGGCAATAGTACTCTCGAAAAAGTACATGCACATGTGATGATTGATACTAAGGTCAAGGCAGGACAAGAATTTGGTGGAGTTCTCGGAACTGCTACAGGAAAGGTCACAGTATCCGATGTTTATGTGGAAGGTCTATTAGCAAATAAAGGTGGAGGCCGAGTCGGTGCTGTCAGTGGAAATGCAGGACGATCAGTCTTTAATCGCATCGTATCTGCTCTTCCTGTCACAAACGGTTCAACCTTAAATGGTACGGGGGACGGTTTCAATGCAACAGAAGTTTATGGCGTTGCAGGAAAAGCCACGGCTAATGTGAAGTCCAATAAGATTTCCGAAGTGACGGCAGAAGTTGCTGCTGAAACAATCAAAGCCATGGGGCTAACCGCTACCTTAGCAGACAAAGAATCATCTGTTGGTCAAACATCGAAAACCATTGATTACAGTAGCTTGCCAAACTATGAGGCAGCGCGTGAGATGGCTTATCGCAATACGGAAAAACTCTTGCCGTTCTACAATCGTGAATATATTGTCAAGCAAGGGAATAAGATTGACTCTTCAAGTAAGTTATACACCACCAAGCTCGTCTCAGTTGTTCCGATGAAAGACAAGCAAGTTGTGGCTGATTTCTACAAGGACAAGTCTGCTATCAATCGTCTGCTCTTAAACTACGGAGACGGTACAGTAGAATACGTAGCCGTCACTCCAGGATCAACCTTCGCTTCTGATACTATTCAAGAGTATAAACTGACGGGAACAGACCTGCTCTACACGCCAGAACAATTTATGTCAGATCCGGCAGAAGTTATTGCAACAGCGATGAAGCGAGTAGAAGGATTGGAGTACTTTTCAGAAGATGTCTGGAAGGTCACCCAAGGTCATCCTGAGGCGGAAATAGATACTCCGAATCACTCACCAATTGAAACTTATCAGAAAGAAATTTTAGAAGTTCTTTATCTCAAGGATTCCTTTAAAGAAGTTCATAGCCGTGCCAAGGAAGTCTTTGAAGCAGCGCTTGCCCAAAGTGTCGCAGGAGACTTTACAACAACACCGCTCAAAGAGCAGATGAAGGACTACATGAAAAAGAATGCTGTTGCGATACTTGTGGGAGCAAGCTATCTCAACCGCCTCTATAAGATTCAATTTGGTGATATGAATGTTGGGGAACTCGCTACCTTCTATCAAAACTTCTTTGGTAAGCAAGTCAACAGTCTTGAATGGCTAGCAAATCTCGGTCGTATGGGCAATGATTCATTATTGATAAAAAACAACCCAGCTACCTATGAGAAATGGATTGCCCCAGTATCTGGCTATGCGAAACTCCGTGATTATTTGAGCGCCTACCGTACAAGATTTACCACTCTTAGCGAAAATGATTGGTTTAAGTCAGCAACCAAAGCTCATATAGCAGAAGAACAGTCTAAGGAACGACCTGACCAGCCTTATCAAATTTATGATCAACTAAATCGTATTGACCACCCTCGCATGATCTTACCACTTTTGAACTTGACCACTGAAGGCATCTACATCATGAGTAATATGACAACTTTGTCATTTGGGATGTATGACCGATACATGGATATGTCGCTCAAAGAAACGAATCCTGAGAAGTATGCAAGTGAATTAGAGCGTGTCAATAAAGTAGTCGATTACTATGCGAAGGTGCAACGAGATCATTTTGATTTCTGGTATCGAATGGCAAAACCTGCTGTTAAAGACCGGTTATTTAGTCGAAATGATATGCCGATTCCATCTTGGGATGGTTATTCTATACCGAGGTTCGGAGACAAGCCAGCTTATTGGATGCCGAGCTTTGGAGAAAAAGCCTCAAGCCGTATGACCGATTTCTTTGCGCCAATTGGAAAATACTATACTTCAAATGGTTTAGGGGCGTATGCGACAGGTAACTTAGTGCATTTTGTCATTGATACGATGCTAAATGTCTACGGGCAATCTGTGTTTACTCATGAAATGACCCATAATTTAGATGGGACGATTTATCTTGGAGGAAATGGCCGTCGAGAAGCATTTGGAGCAGAAATCTATGCTCAAGGTCTCTTGCAATCGACAACTTCAGCTACTAATGCTATTTTTGCACTCAACACTCACGTAGACTTTTCAACAGTTGGCGGAGGTCAATTCGTGAATAATCGTGTTCATAATTTGTCGGTGGATCGCTTCCAAACTCCAAACGACTTAAAAGAATACGTCCAAGGTCGTATGGATGTTCTCTATACCTTAGAAGCCTTAGAAGGCAACGCCTTGGTTAAATTACCAAAAGAAGAGCAAGCTCTGTTCTACAAGAAGTTGGAACGCTTAAATGAGCTAGGTGAGTCGAAACTTCGTCAAATAACTGCGGAAGAGATGAACCAGCTGTCCTTTACAAGTGTGAACGATCTGGTGGATAATGATATTCTTCTGGGTACGCATGTCCTTCATAGCAATAAAAACAAGATTGGCAAAAATGGTTACGAAACCGCACCTTTATTCGCAGCGAATTATAGTGGCTTGACCAATCCAAATGGCTCTTCAGACAGCTTGAGCATCAAACGCTTAGCTTATGAAGTGCTAGCTGAAACAGGATATGATGGATTGATAGCTTATTTATCCAACCAATATCGTGCCGAAGCGTTGGCAGCAGGAAAAGCTTTTAACGATGAGTATATTCTCAAGAAAATTACCAACGATGAGTTTTCAAACTTCCATGACTTTAAAAAAGCCATGTACAAACGTCGCTTAGATAAGGTCGCACAGTTGAAGCCTGTCACCTTTACTTATAATAAGCAGACCTATACAGCAACTCCAGAAACGCTGAAACGTTTGATAAACGAGGCTATTCAGGCAGACCTTGCGGCCTTTAAGGCGAAGAAAGCAACACCAAATCTCTTTGCACTGAAAGAAGCCATTTACCGTGCTTATTTACTTGAGACAGATGACTTTAGAAATTCGATTTATCAATAG
- a CDS encoding MalY/PatB family protein has protein sequence MGRFDFTTRPNRLAQHSVKWKSSEQDPDLLQMWVADMDFLPFPEIQEAVTQYATNYIFGYTYASDTLYQSIMDWEKMEHGYEVERDDIVLIDGVVPAISVALQAFTKEGDAVLINTPVYPPFARTVKLNQRQLVTHPLIKKNGRFELDIDQLEKDFIEHQVKLYIFCSPHNPGGRVWTKEELAQIGYLCQKHGVLLISDEIHQDLVLFGHRHTPFHTVDETFKDFSIILSSATKTFNIAGTKNSFALIPNAGLRKQFTKQQLRNNQHEIPAIGLLTTEAAFRYGKPWLIELRSVLERNIRFVADYLSSHTKIEVMKPEGTYLLWLDFSAYTLSHEEIQDKLRKEARVVLNDGITFGKEGLYHARFNAAAPFETVQEACERIATAFGHKTAK, from the coding sequence ATGGGAAGATTTGATTTTACAACACGGCCGAACCGCTTAGCCCAGCATTCGGTAAAATGGAAAAGCAGCGAGCAAGATCCAGATCTTCTTCAGATGTGGGTAGCCGATATGGATTTTCTTCCTTTTCCAGAGATTCAAGAAGCAGTTACGCAATACGCCACCAACTATATCTTTGGTTATACTTATGCTAGCGATACCCTCTATCAGAGCATTATGGACTGGGAGAAGATGGAGCATGGTTATGAGGTCGAGCGAGATGATATTGTTTTAATTGATGGCGTAGTTCCCGCGATTTCAGTTGCACTTCAGGCGTTTACAAAGGAAGGCGATGCTGTTCTCATCAATACGCCTGTCTATCCTCCTTTTGCTCGTACAGTCAAGCTCAATCAACGTCAGCTGGTAACTCATCCTCTAATTAAGAAAAATGGCCGGTTTGAATTGGATATTGACCAATTAGAAAAAGACTTTATCGAGCATCAGGTAAAATTGTATATTTTTTGTAGTCCGCACAATCCTGGTGGGCGTGTGTGGACCAAGGAGGAATTGGCACAAATTGGTTACTTGTGTCAAAAACATGGCGTTTTGCTGATTTCAGATGAAATTCATCAAGATTTAGTTCTGTTTGGACACCGTCATACCCCTTTCCATACTGTTGATGAAACCTTTAAAGACTTTAGCATCATTTTATCATCGGCGACCAAAACGTTTAATATTGCTGGAACAAAAAACAGCTTTGCCTTGATTCCAAATGCGGGCTTGCGAAAGCAATTTACCAAGCAGCAGTTGCGCAATAATCAACATGAAATCCCAGCGATAGGTCTTTTAACAACAGAAGCAGCTTTTCGCTATGGCAAGCCCTGGTTGATAGAATTGAGGTCTGTCTTGGAGCGAAATATTCGCTTTGTCGCTGATTATTTATCAAGTCATACTAAGATTGAGGTGATGAAGCCAGAAGGTACTTATCTCTTATGGCTCGATTTCTCAGCCTATACTCTCAGTCATGAAGAAATTCAGGACAAGTTGAGAAAGGAAGCGCGTGTGGTCTTAAATGACGGCATCACCTTTGGTAAAGAAGGCCTATACCATGCTCGCTTTAACGCAGCGGCACCATTTGAAACGGTTCAAGAAGCCTGCGAGCGAATTGCTACAGCCTTTGGGCATAAGACAGCGAAATAG
- a CDS encoding chorismate mutase produces the protein MLSKQREKIDQIDKELVRLFEERMQTALEVVAIKKGHGLPVLDSGREAQVIEKVCSYLNDETLRQPLTELYTEMMRLSRAYQQKQLDDE, from the coding sequence ATGTTATCAAAACAAAGAGAAAAAATTGATCAGATTGACAAAGAATTGGTGCGTTTGTTTGAAGAGCGAATGCAGACAGCTTTAGAAGTTGTAGCCATTAAGAAAGGACACGGTCTTCCTGTTTTGGATAGTGGACGTGAAGCACAAGTCATTGAAAAAGTTTGTAGCTATCTCAATGACGAGACATTGCGTCAGCCGTTGACAGAATTATATACGGAGATGATGCGGTTATCTCGTGCCTATCAACAAAAACAATTGGATGATGAATAA
- a CDS encoding cystathionine gamma-synthase codes for MADYKVDTLLAHVGINADEKTGALVSPIHLSTTYQHPEFGQSTGFDYTRTKNPTRANLEKTLAAIEQADYALVTSSGMAALVLLFSGFPVGSRIVAARDLYGGSFRWFNEQEANGRFSFTYATNEEELLNQITDETDYVFIETPTNPLMVEFDITRVAEVAHAHGAKFIVDNTFYSPIYQNPIPLGADVVLHSATKYLSGHNDVLAGVLVTNDQSLYDKLFYDQNTTGPTLSPFDAYLLMRGLKTLSLRMERSTKNAQKIVDYLRQSPAVREVYYTGKGGMVSVKVLDEQKIPIILNQLKVFTFAESLGGVESLITYPATQTHADIPAEVRHSYGLTDDLLRLSIGIEDAEDLIDDLKQALEDD; via the coding sequence ATGGCAGATTATAAAGTAGACACGCTATTGGCGCATGTTGGAATCAATGCAGATGAAAAGACAGGTGCCTTGGTATCACCGATTCATTTATCAACGACTTATCAACATCCTGAATTTGGTCAATCGACTGGCTTTGACTATACACGGACGAAAAATCCAACACGGGCCAATTTGGAGAAGACACTGGCGGCTATTGAACAGGCGGATTATGCCTTGGTGACAAGTTCTGGTATGGCTGCCTTAGTCTTGCTGTTTAGTGGTTTTCCAGTTGGGAGTCGGATTGTAGCTGCTAGAGATTTGTACGGGGGTAGTTTCCGTTGGTTCAATGAGCAGGAAGCAAACGGGCGCTTTAGCTTTACCTATGCAACGAACGAGGAGGAATTACTAAATCAGATTACAGATGAAACGGACTATGTGTTTATTGAAACACCGACCAATCCCTTAATGGTAGAATTTGACATTACCAGAGTAGCGGAAGTAGCGCATGCCCACGGGGCAAAATTCATCGTAGACAATACCTTTTATAGTCCTATTTATCAAAATCCAATCCCCCTAGGAGCGGATGTGGTGCTTCATTCAGCTACCAAGTATCTGTCTGGTCACAATGATGTCCTAGCGGGTGTGCTAGTAACCAATGACCAATCCTTATATGACAAGCTCTTTTATGACCAAAATACAACGGGTCCAACTCTGTCTCCTTTTGATGCTTATTTGCTCATGAGAGGTCTTAAAACACTTTCCTTGCGAATGGAGCGCTCTACCAAAAATGCTCAGAAAATAGTAGATTATTTACGGCAATCACCAGCCGTTCGCGAGGTTTACTATACAGGAAAAGGTGGCATGGTGTCTGTTAAGGTCTTAGATGAGCAGAAAATTCCTATTATTTTAAATCAACTAAAAGTCTTTACTTTTGCAGAAAGTCTAGGTGGTGTAGAAAGTTTAATTACCTATCCAGCAACCCAAACTCATGCAGACATTCCTGCAGAAGTTCGTCATTCCTACGGCTTGACAGATGATCTGCTCCGTTTGTCCATTGGTATTGAAGATGCAGAAGATTTAATTGATGATTTGAAACAGGCATTGGAGGACGACTAA